One genomic segment of Thalassospiraceae bacterium LMO-SO8 includes these proteins:
- a CDS encoding OmpW family outer membrane protein produces MRSLTTGVLTLALAAASAAPALAAEPGDILMRLRGIGFMTDTSGTTDAFGGQASTSNDYVPELDFSYFFTKHISAELILATTKHRVKVKDSTAGDLNLGTVRALPPVLTLQYHFNPDGRWNPYVGAGINYTITFADKKGPSVNKVSYSDEFGYAFQAGIDYKLNDKWSLNFDLKKVFVSTDIVANSGGVNAKGTDLDPWVVGIGFGYTF; encoded by the coding sequence ATGCGATCCCTCACCACGGGCGTTCTGACGCTCGCCCTTGCGGCGGCGAGCGCCGCGCCGGCTCTTGCCGCGGAACCCGGCGACATCCTCATGCGCCTGCGCGGCATCGGCTTCATGACCGACACCAGCGGCACCACCGACGCTTTCGGCGGTCAGGCCAGCACCTCCAACGACTACGTGCCGGAACTGGATTTCTCCTATTTCTTCACCAAGCACATTTCGGCCGAATTGATCCTGGCGACCACGAAGCACCGGGTGAAGGTCAAGGATTCGACCGCGGGCGACCTTAACCTGGGAACGGTCCGCGCCCTGCCGCCGGTGCTCACGCTGCAATATCACTTCAATCCGGACGGCCGGTGGAATCCCTATGTCGGCGCGGGCATCAACTACACGATCACCTTCGCGGACAAGAAGGGGCCCAGCGTCAACAAGGTCTCGTACAGCGACGAATTCGGCTACGCCTTTCAGGCCGGTATCGATTACAAACTGAACGACAAATGGTCGCTGAACTTCGATCTCAAGAAGGTCTTCGTATCGACCGACATCGTCGCCAACAGCGGCGGGGTCAACGCCAAGGGCACGGACCTCGACCCCTGGGTCGTGGGCATCGGCTTCGGCTACACCTTCTGA
- a CDS encoding histidine phosphatase family protein: protein MKTLLLLRHTKSDWAEPGRDDIDRPLAPRGRDAAPRMGRYLKDEDLIPDLVLCSTARRAQETWDLVAAELGREVPVRFSKGLYAVSSAALLAAVRRVPDDCARLLLIGHNPEIEDLAHRLAGTGKAKALARLAEKYPTGALAEIRFARDSWTQVGEGTGTLDRFVRPRDLDKPSGPGNAAVRGRRPGQKV, encoded by the coding sequence GTGAAAACACTTCTTCTGCTGCGCCACACCAAATCCGACTGGGCCGAGCCGGGACGTGACGACATCGACCGGCCGCTGGCCCCCCGCGGACGCGATGCCGCGCCCCGCATGGGCCGTTACCTCAAGGATGAGGATCTGATCCCCGATCTGGTGCTGTGCTCCACCGCACGGCGCGCCCAGGAAACCTGGGATCTGGTCGCGGCGGAACTGGGCCGCGAGGTTCCCGTGCGCTTCAGCAAGGGACTTTACGCCGTCTCGTCGGCGGCGCTGTTGGCGGCCGTCCGCCGCGTGCCCGACGACTGTGCCCGCCTGCTGCTGATCGGCCATAACCCGGAGATCGAGGACCTGGCCCATCGTCTGGCCGGGACCGGCAAGGCCAAGGCGCTGGCGCGTCTGGCGGAAAAGTATCCGACAGGTGCTCTCGCCGAAATCCGCTTCGCGCGGGACAGCTGGACCCAGGTCGGCGAAGGGACCGGCACGCTGGACCGCTTCGTGCGGCCCCGGGACCTGGACAAACCGTCCGGCCCCGGGAACGCCGCGGTCAGGGGCCGACGCCCCGGTCAGAAGGTGTAG
- the gshB gene encoding glutathione synthase, whose product MALTVAIQMDHVSSIDINGDSTFVLALEAQRRGHKLLHYLPGDLAYHHGRVTAWAEPMEVRRAAGNHFTLGETSRVDLADVDVVLMRQDPPFDMAYITATHLLEMVHPKTLVVNNPAEVRNAPEKLFVTRFAQFMPPTLIATNRRDILAFREEHKDIIVKPLYGNGGAGVFHIAPGDENLNSLLEMFTEMFREPVIVQAYLKDVRQGDKRIILIDGEVAGAVNRVPAAGESRSNMHVGGKPVKSELTAREREICAALGPELKARGLIFVGIDVIGGYLTEINVTSPTGLQEINRFDGVSLESDIWDAIEARL is encoded by the coding sequence ATGGCGCTTACCGTGGCCATTCAGATGGACCATGTGTCGTCCATCGACATCAACGGCGACAGCACCTTCGTTCTGGCGCTGGAAGCCCAGCGCCGCGGCCACAAGCTGCTGCACTATCTGCCGGGGGACCTCGCCTATCACCATGGGCGCGTGACCGCCTGGGCCGAGCCCATGGAGGTGCGGCGCGCGGCGGGCAACCACTTCACCCTGGGCGAGACATCCCGCGTCGATCTGGCCGACGTGGACGTGGTGCTGATGCGCCAGGACCCGCCCTTCGACATGGCCTATATCACCGCGACGCATCTTCTGGAGATGGTCCACCCCAAGACCCTGGTGGTGAACAACCCGGCCGAGGTGCGCAACGCGCCCGAGAAACTGTTCGTCACCCGCTTCGCCCAGTTCATGCCGCCGACCCTGATCGCGACCAACCGCCGCGACATCCTGGCGTTCCGCGAAGAGCACAAGGACATCATCGTCAAGCCGCTCTACGGCAACGGCGGGGCCGGCGTGTTCCACATCGCGCCCGGCGACGAGAACCTGAATTCGCTGTTGGAAATGTTCACCGAGATGTTCCGCGAGCCGGTCATCGTGCAGGCCTATCTGAAGGACGTGCGCCAGGGCGACAAGCGCATCATCCTGATCGACGGCGAGGTCGCGGGCGCGGTCAACCGCGTGCCGGCGGCGGGGGAAAGCCGGTCCAACATGCATGTCGGCGGCAAGCCGGTGAAGTCGGAACTGACGGCGCGCGAACGCGAGATCTGCGCGGCGCTGGGGCCCGAGCTGAAGGCCCGCGGCCTGATCTTCGTCGGCATCGACGTGATCGGCGGCTACCTCACGGAAATCAACGTGACCTCGCCGACGGGATTGCAGGAAATCAACCGCTTCGACGGGGTCAGCCTGGAAAGCGACATCTGGGACGCCATCGAGGCGCGGCTTTAG
- a CDS encoding penicillin-binding protein activator: MNRSYSQNALSRPALAAVVAAVLLLPLLAACQSSSFGGLIQGGKSQSEAPSRPIVSGPRTPPPPTYAVTPVPRPAPPPLTQAAPAEPAQAQTTTITAPDDGAVRVALLLPLSGQNAGVGQALLNAAQMALFSFADDKFKLLTHDTRGTPEGAAEAAQLAIGDGARLILGPLLSANVRGAASVARQAGVPVVAFSSDRSVAGDGVYTLGFLPRAQVERVISFARERGVVRFAAMAPDNAYGRTVLDAFKAAVGRAGGEIARLEVYNPDADDFSAVVRDMADYEFRRQTLLNQQKELEGKEDEVSKAALARLENLQTMGDLPYDALLVADGGKRLQAIAALLPFYDIDPNKVRMLGTGQWDEPGIGAEPALVGGWYAAPPPGPRAGFEKEYQDVYGEAPPRLATIAYDAAALAAVLAQLPGPDRFTAKLIANPNGFAGRDGIFRFLPDGTSERGLAILQVRQRGAVVIDKAPATFQAVTN, from the coding sequence ATGAACAGGTCATATTCGCAAAACGCCCTTTCGCGCCCGGCCCTGGCCGCGGTCGTCGCGGCGGTGCTGCTGCTGCCCTTGTTGGCCGCGTGCCAATCATCGTCATTCGGCGGGTTAATTCAAGGCGGCAAGTCCCAATCGGAAGCGCCGTCCCGGCCGATCGTCTCGGGTCCGCGCACGCCACCGCCGCCGACCTATGCGGTGACGCCGGTGCCGCGCCCGGCCCCGCCGCCCCTGACGCAAGCCGCTCCGGCGGAACCGGCCCAGGCCCAGACCACGACCATCACGGCGCCCGACGACGGCGCGGTCCGGGTCGCCCTGCTGCTGCCGCTGTCGGGGCAGAACGCGGGCGTCGGCCAGGCGCTGCTGAACGCGGCGCAGATGGCCCTGTTTTCCTTCGCCGACGACAAGTTCAAGCTTTTGACCCACGACACCCGGGGCACGCCCGAAGGGGCGGCCGAGGCGGCCCAGCTCGCGATCGGCGACGGGGCGCGGTTGATCCTGGGCCCGCTGCTGTCGGCCAACGTGCGGGGGGCCGCCTCCGTCGCGCGTCAGGCCGGGGTGCCGGTGGTGGCCTTTTCCTCGGACCGTTCGGTCGCCGGCGACGGGGTGTATACCCTGGGCTTTCTGCCCCGCGCCCAGGTCGAACGGGTGATCTCCTTCGCCCGTGAACGGGGGGTCGTGCGGTTCGCCGCCATGGCGCCGGACAACGCCTATGGCCGCACGGTGCTGGATGCCTTCAAGGCCGCCGTCGGCCGCGCCGGCGGCGAGATCGCGCGGCTTGAGGTCTATAACCCCGACGCCGACGATTTCTCCGCCGTGGTCCGCGACATGGCCGATTACGAATTCCGCCGCCAGACCCTGCTGAACCAGCAGAAGGAGCTGGAGGGCAAGGAGGACGAGGTGTCCAAGGCCGCCCTGGCGCGCCTGGAGAATCTGCAGACCATGGGCGACCTGCCCTATGATGCGCTTCTGGTCGCCGACGGCGGCAAGCGCCTGCAGGCGATCGCCGCCTTGCTGCCGTTCTACGACATCGACCCCAACAAGGTGCGCATGCTGGGCACCGGGCAATGGGACGAGCCGGGTATCGGCGCCGAGCCGGCCCTGGTCGGCGGCTGGTACGCGGCCCCGCCGCCGGGCCCGCGCGCCGGGTTCGAAAAGGAATATCAGGACGTCTACGGCGAGGCGCCGCCCCGCCTCGCGACCATCGCCTATGACGCGGCGGCGCTCGCCGCCGTGCTGGCCCAATTGCCCGGGCCCGACCGCTTCACGGCCAAACTGATCGCCAATCCCAACGGCTTCGCCGGACGCGACGGTATCTTCCGCTTCCTGCCCGACGGCACGTCGGAACGCGGCCTTGCCATCCTTCAGGTCCGCCAGCGCGGCGCGGTGGTCATCGACAAGGCGCCGGCGACCTTCCAGGCGGTCACGAACTAG
- a CDS encoding YraN family protein, whose translation MTRPATGTHGRRRAERRGRGAEALAALLLILKGHRILARRARTPAGEVDLIARRGRILVFAEVKARSSLNAGTEALAPRQQDRIARAAEAFVRTRPDLAGLDWRFDLIVAVGGWRLKHLKDAWRPGLG comes from the coding sequence ATGACCCGGCCGGCGACCGGCACGCACGGCCGACGCCGCGCCGAACGCCGAGGCCGCGGGGCCGAGGCCCTGGCCGCCCTGCTGCTGATTCTCAAAGGCCACCGCATTCTGGCCCGCCGGGCGCGCACGCCCGCGGGCGAGGTCGACCTGATCGCCCGCAGGGGCCGCATCCTGGTGTTCGCCGAGGTCAAGGCGCGAAGCAGCCTGAATGCCGGCACGGAAGCCCTGGCCCCCCGCCAGCAGGACCGCATCGCCCGCGCCGCCGAGGCCTTCGTGCGCACGCGCCCCGATCTGGCCGGGCTGGACTGGCGATTCGATCTGATCGTGGCCGTCGGCGGCTGGCGGCTGAAACACCTGAAGGACGCCTGGCGGCCCGGCCTGGGCTGA
- a CDS encoding transglutaminase-like domain-containing protein yields MTVGAGILADDLRRALGEIGRRDDADFPVADAALHLAAARLPGLNLGPYERHLARLTAEVADYAGPGTPNLAGQYDALIQVIDRRYGYGGNESVFEDLDAANLARVIDTRRGLPVALGIVYMEVCNRLGWSLVGLDFPGRFLVRLEHGGGRMILDLFEGGRELTPPDLRGMLKTMAGADAELHPRYLSEMTARQVVLRLEDNIRVRQMQRGELADAADTIALMLLVAPDTGHLWREAGIVNARLDRVARAVEALEEYLKRAPGEENGYEASLLLQELRAKLN; encoded by the coding sequence ATGACGGTTGGTGCCGGCATCCTGGCCGACGACCTTCGGCGCGCCCTCGGCGAGATCGGCCGCCGGGACGACGCCGACTTTCCCGTCGCCGACGCCGCGCTGCATCTGGCGGCGGCGCGCCTGCCGGGCCTCAACCTGGGGCCTTACGAGCGCCACCTTGCGCGCCTGACGGCGGAGGTCGCCGATTACGCCGGTCCCGGCACGCCGAACCTGGCCGGCCAGTACGACGCCCTGATCCAGGTCATCGACCGGCGCTACGGATACGGCGGCAACGAAAGCGTGTTCGAGGATCTGGACGCCGCCAACCTGGCGCGGGTCATCGACACCCGGCGCGGCCTGCCGGTGGCCCTCGGCATCGTCTACATGGAAGTCTGCAACCGCCTGGGCTGGTCCCTGGTCGGCCTGGATTTCCCCGGCCGCTTCCTGGTCCGCCTGGAGCATGGGGGCGGGCGCATGATCCTCGACCTGTTCGAAGGCGGGCGGGAACTGACGCCGCCGGACCTGCGCGGCATGCTGAAGACCATGGCCGGGGCCGATGCCGAACTGCATCCGCGCTATCTTTCGGAAATGACGGCGCGGCAGGTCGTGCTGCGCCTGGAGGACAACATCCGCGTGCGCCAGATGCAGCGCGGCGAGCTGGCCGACGCCGCCGACACGATTGCCCTGATGCTGCTGGTCGCCCCCGATACCGGGCACCTGTGGCGCGAGGCCGGGATCGTCAACGCGCGGCTCGACCGCGTCGCCCGCGCCGTCGAGGCCCTGGAGGAATACCTCAAGCGCGCCCCCGGCGAGGAAAACGGCTACGAGGCGTCCTTGCTGTTGCAGGAATTGCGGGCCAAGTTAAATTAA
- a CDS encoding dienelactone hydrolase family protein, which yields MALIEGMVEVPTKYGRMPSFVARPDAGGPFPAIIFYMDAPGFREELCNMARRIAKAGYYCILPDMYYRLGTLRLDNTRRTEAMTNVWREAMNSLTNADVTDDTAGILAFLDAQADVAAGPVGCVGYCMSGRYVVTVAGRFPTRIKAAASMYGVGIVTAAEDSPHLLLDRVQGELLFIFAETDAHVPQATVEAVKKAIKKTGAKAAVVQPKGTQHGFQFAERLVYAPVPAEAAWDKLFALWDRNLKKAAPAKRK from the coding sequence ATGGCGCTGATTGAAGGAATGGTCGAGGTGCCGACCAAGTACGGGCGCATGCCGTCCTTCGTCGCCCGGCCCGACGCGGGCGGGCCGTTTCCGGCGATCATCTTCTACATGGACGCGCCGGGCTTTCGCGAGGAACTCTGCAACATGGCGCGCCGCATCGCGAAAGCGGGCTATTACTGCATCCTGCCGGACATGTACTACCGGCTCGGCACGCTGCGCCTCGACAACACCCGGCGCACGGAGGCCATGACGAACGTCTGGCGGGAGGCCATGAATTCCCTGACCAACGCCGACGTGACCGACGACACCGCGGGCATCCTGGCCTTCCTCGACGCCCAGGCCGACGTCGCCGCCGGGCCGGTCGGCTGCGTCGGGTATTGCATGAGCGGGCGTTATGTGGTGACCGTCGCCGGGCGCTTCCCGACGCGCATCAAGGCGGCGGCCAGCATGTACGGGGTCGGCATCGTCACCGCCGCCGAGGATTCGCCCCATCTGCTGCTGGATCGGGTCCAGGGCGAATTGCTGTTCATCTTCGCCGAGACCGACGCCCACGTGCCGCAGGCCACGGTCGAGGCGGTGAAGAAGGCGATCAAGAAGACCGGCGCGAAGGCGGCGGTGGTGCAGCCCAAGGGCACCCAGCACGGCTTTCAGTTCGCCGAACGCCTGGTCTATGCGCCGGTGCCGGCGGAGGCCGCCTGGGACAAGCTGTTCGCCCTGTGGGACCGCAACCTGAAGAAAGCCGCCCCGGCGAAGCGCAAATAG
- a CDS encoding BON domain-containing protein, which yields MAAPIRPSRATPRTAPALPRAFAALLLLGAAAGLTGCVGAAVGAGATVGVAAMDDRGVQGVARDAGLATQVRGKWLNHDLETGDTLAVDGSIKVYNRRAMLTGTVKTEDIRAKAVRLTWEVEGIEEVINELAVGDTTISDSAVDSWISTQLTTKLTFDKDVQAINYIIETENAVVYLLGAAQSQAELDRVLGHARGISRVRDVVSHVRIKAPEAPAADQPKKAS from the coding sequence ATGGCCGCACCAATTCGACCGTCCCGAGCGACACCCCGAACCGCCCCCGCCCTGCCCCGCGCGTTCGCCGCGCTGCTGTTGCTCGGCGCCGCGGCCGGCCTGACCGGCTGCGTCGGCGCCGCCGTGGGCGCGGGGGCGACCGTGGGCGTCGCCGCCATGGACGACCGGGGCGTGCAGGGCGTCGCCCGCGACGCCGGTCTGGCCACGCAGGTGCGCGGCAAATGGCTGAATCACGATCTGGAAACCGGCGACACCCTCGCCGTCGACGGCAGCATCAAGGTCTATAACCGCCGCGCCATGCTGACCGGCACGGTGAAGACCGAGGACATCCGCGCCAAGGCTGTGCGCCTGACCTGGGAGGTCGAGGGCATCGAGGAAGTGATCAACGAACTGGCCGTCGGCGACACCACGATCTCCGACTCGGCGGTCGACAGCTGGATATCCACCCAGCTCACGACCAAGCTGACCTTCGACAAGGACGTCCAGGCCATCAACTACATCATCGAAACGGAAAACGCCGTGGTCTATCTGCTGGGCGCGGCGCAAAGCCAGGCCGAGCTTGACCGCGTGCTGGGCCACGCCCGGGGCATTTCCCGGGTCCGCGACGTGGTCAGCCATGTCCGCATCAAGGCCCCCGAAGCCCCCGCCGCCGATCAGCCGAAAAAGGCATCCTGA
- the rsmI gene encoding 16S rRNA (cytidine(1402)-2'-O)-methyltransferase, producing MTCSSDDPPEIAAKDVRAPDDAPLEAALYLVSTPIGNAGDVSARARDVLARADLIACEDTRVTGKLLMILGIKRGGDGGRLLAYHDHNAAHRRPQIMERIKNGGSVALVSDAGTPLVSDPGYKLVAACVEDGLSVTAVPGPSAPLMALTLSGLPTDRFFFQGFLPAKGAARRTALAEISTVPATLIFMESGPRLAASLADMAQVLGPRPAAVARELTKKFEEVRRGALDELAAHYAEAGPPRGEICVVAGPPGGEAQATEADIDALLTEALAKGSVKDAAAEVAARTGQPRKALYARALDLKRG from the coding sequence ATGACCTGTTCATCCGATGATCCGCCGGAAATTGCTGCCAAGGACGTGCGGGCGCCGGATGACGCCCCGTTGGAGGCCGCACTGTATCTGGTCTCCACACCCATCGGCAACGCCGGAGACGTCAGCGCCCGGGCGCGCGACGTTCTCGCCCGCGCCGATCTGATCGCCTGCGAGGACACCCGGGTGACCGGCAAGCTGCTGATGATCCTGGGCATCAAGCGCGGCGGCGACGGCGGCCGCCTGCTTGCCTATCACGACCACAACGCGGCCCACCGCCGGCCGCAGATCATGGAACGCATCAAAAACGGCGGCAGCGTGGCGTTGGTGTCGGACGCGGGCACGCCGCTGGTCTCCGACCCGGGCTACAAGCTGGTCGCCGCCTGCGTCGAGGATGGGTTGAGCGTGACCGCCGTGCCGGGGCCGTCGGCGCCGCTGATGGCGCTGACCCTGTCGGGCCTGCCGACGGACCGTTTTTTCTTTCAGGGCTTCCTGCCCGCCAAGGGCGCGGCGCGGCGCACGGCGCTGGCCGAAATATCCACCGTGCCGGCGACCCTCATCTTCATGGAATCGGGGCCGCGCCTGGCCGCCTCCCTGGCCGACATGGCCCAGGTGCTGGGCCCCCGCCCGGCCGCCGTGGCCCGTGAGCTGACCAAGAAATTCGAAGAGGTCCGGCGCGGCGCCCTGGACGAGCTGGCCGCCCATTACGCCGAGGCCGGCCCGCCGCGAGGTGAAATCTGCGTTGTCGCCGGCCCCCCCGGCGGGGAAGCCCAGGCGACGGAAGCCGACATCGACGCCCTGCTGACCGAGGCCTTGGCCAAGGGATCGGTGAAGGACGCGGCGGCCGAGGTCGCGGCGCGCACGGGCCAGCCGCGCAAGGCCCTTTATGCCCGGGCCCTGGACCTGAAGCGAGGATGA